In the Vogesella sp. XCS3 genome, TCCGGGTCGTTCGGGATGGCGTTTTTGTTGACAGTGATGTGCGCTTTGCTCAGGGCAGCATCGGCAGCCTTGCCGGTCAGGCCTTTCGGGCGCAGGTCTACCAGGAACACGTGGCTCTCGGTACGGCCGGAGATAATGCGCACGCCGCGGGCCGCCAGGGTTTCTGCCATGGCGGCAGCGTTTTTCAGTACCTGTTCCTGGTAGGTCTTGAATTCTGGCTGCAGCGCTTCCTTGAAGGCTACGGCTTTACCGGCGATGACGTGCATCAACGGGCCGCCTTGCAGGGTCGGGAACACGTTGCTGTTCAGCGACTTCTCGAACTCGGCCTTGGCCAGGATGATGCCGCCACGCGGGCCACGCAGGGTCTTGTGGGTGGTGGAGGTCACGAAGTGGGCGTGCGGCACCGGGTTCGGGTACACACCGGCAGCTACCAGGCCCGCGTAGTGAGCCATGTCAACCATGAAGTAGGCACCGACTTTGTCGGCGATTTCGCGCATGCGGGCCCAGTCAAAACGCAGGGCGTAAGCGGAAGCGCCGCCGATGATCAGCTTCGGCTTGGTTTCCAGCGCTACGCGCTCCATGTCGTCGTAGTCGATCTCTTCGTTCTCGTTCAGACCGTAGGCCACGATGTTGAACATCTTGCCGGACAGGTTGGCCGGGGAACCGTGGGTCAGGTGACCACCGTGACCCAGGTTCATACCCATGATGGTGTCGCCCGGTTTCAGGATGGAGAAGTACACCGCCTGGTTGGCTTGCGAACCGGAGTGCGGCTGCACGTTGGCGTACTCGGCACCGAACAGCTGCTTCACACGGTCGATAGCCAGCTGCTCTACCACGTCAACGTGCTCGCAACCACCGTAGAAGCGTTTGCCCGGGTAGCCTTCGGCGTACTTGTTGGTCAGCTGGGAACCCTGGGCTTCCATAACGGCCGGGCTAGTGTAGTTTTCCGAGGCGATCAGCTCGATGTGATCTTCCTGGCGGACAACTTCTTCGCTCATGGCGGCGGCAAGTTCCGGGTCGTACTGGGCAATCTTGATATCTGCAAACATCGTCGACAATTCCATCAAAGGGTTATGGATGAAAAAATTCTAGCGCATTACGGCAACAGGCCGAAATGAACAAATGGCGAAGAAACAATGAATTGCATTCATGTTCCTTCGCCATTCTGTTGTCTTACTGCAGGGTCTGGCTTACAGGCCAGTCGTCTGCGGTGAAAAACAGCGGGATGCCATCACGGCTTTCCGGCTGCACATCCGGCACCAGCCGCACATCGCTTACCTGGCACTCGGCCATCAAGATGCGGAAACTGGTTTCGATCTGGCCGACCACATCCTGCGCTGCCAGCGGCCATACAAAGCCACCCCAGTCTTTTTCGTTACCCGCGGCCGACACGGTAAAGTGCAGCTCGCCATTATCGTGGGCGGACACCACCGCTACCGGCTCCTGACCCTGATCGCGCAACAGGCGTATCTGGCTGCTGGCAAACACCTGCAACGCCACCTCCAGCCGGGCATGGTTGGCCGCAGCAATAGCCTGCATCAGCGGCATGGGCGGGCGCGGAATCGGGAACAGCGTCACACCGTCGGTCTTGAGCTGCTCGCCCAGGAATTTCATCAATGGCACGCCCCAGGCACCCACACTGCCACCCAGTTTCACCGGCGCAGGCGCGCCCTCTTCCTGGATAGCCACGCCCAGCAGATAGCGCAGGAACACGCCCTCGTCTTTGGCGGTAATGGCCGCCGCAGGCAGGTCTAGCGGCAGGCCGCGGGCCGCGTCGGCCAGCTGGCGGGTATAGCGGTAAATTTGCGCCGATGAAATGTCGACAATGGAATCCGGGTGCAACAGCTTGCCGGACAAGAATACTTCTGCGCCCTGGGCAAACAGGCCGTGCTGGCGGAACAAGCCATTCAGGGTGTCCACATCGGCAATACGCTCTGGCAGCGTCACCTTGTTCTTGCTGCCCACCACCAGTACGACCGGTACGGCGAATACCACCGCGTGGCGGCCGCCATCCGGGCGCTCGGCAGCATCGCGCAGGGCATCCCACAGGATCTGGTAGGTTTGCTGCGAAGTCACCATCGCCAGCGCTACCGACAACGACAGCAGCTCTTCACGCTCCAGCATCTCCAGCAGCGCGGCACGCAGCGAGTCCTGCCACATGGCACGATCGTCTTCCGTACGCGCACTGGCAATAGACTGCGCGTAATGGATCAACATATTAGAAGGAGAAGATTCGGGGTACTGGCGCGGATCGGGCAAAACAGGGCTTAAATCGCTCATTGCTGACAACCGGTGGGATGGGCAAAACCGTATTTTCGCACAGCCGGGCAGCGAGGGCGAGCCCGTTACCGGCTCCCGGTGCAGATTAGGGCAGGGGCATGGTAGCTGCCGCGGCCCGTATCAAGCCCCACCGCTGCGGCTTGCTGTTACACGGCCATAACAAGCAAGCGCTCAATTTTCATCTTCGAACATTCAATGTATCCTATGCGCGACGAAATGTTATATTTTTTGCGCTTTTGTAAATTGTATACATTGACACCCTCCAGTGCGATCTGGATAATCCGTCCTCGTTGAGATGCAGCAATTGCTTCTTGATAGTTTCTCCTCTATTTCTCCTTTGTAGACTTGGCGCGGGCATCAAACCCCGCGCATTTTTTTTGCCTGCCGTTCGAGCACTGGTAAATCAGCCACTTAGCCCTACTCCGCACCAGCATAGCCTGCGCCATTGCCATCATCACCCGCCTGTACCCTGTCAATCATCTGCAGCTGTCTGTATTGAACATGCGCCAAACACGCCCCGATAAAACTGCACCTGCTTTTTCGCACCAAGCCAACAGCATGTTCGTATCGGCGGGCAAATTAATTCGATTTTGTTGCAATACGAAAAAAGCCGAGCTTGCAAACGCAAACCCGGCCAAAGGAATACAACATCAGGGGACGTGAACACCGTGGTGCCACGGTAGCTTTGAAGCGTGCCTTGCGCCCAAGTTCCACACCGCTTGGCCGCCAGAACACTCGATGGGACAATCTCCTTTTATGCCGCCCTGCCTGCCATGACCCAAACCACCTTTTTCTGGCACGACTACGAAACATTCGGTGCCGTACCACGCAGTGACCGCCCGGCACAATTTGCCGGCATCCGCACCGATGGCGAGCTGAACGAGATCGGCGAACCCGTCATGCTGTACTGCAAACCGGCACCGGACTTTCTGCCCTCGCCGGAGGCCTGCCTGATTACCGGCATTACGCCACAACGCTGCGCCGAACTGGGCGTACCCGAACACCAGTTCGCCGCCGCCATCGAGTGCGAGCTGGGCCAGCCCGGCACCATTGGCGTCGGATATAACTCCATCCGTTTCGACGACGAAGTGACGCGCTATCTGCTGTGGCGCAACCTGAAAGACCCGTACGCGCGCGAATGGCAACACGGCTGCAGCCGCTGGGATCTGCTGGACGTAGTACGCACCACCTACGCCCTGCGGCCGGAAGGCATTCACTGGCCGCGCCACGACAACGGCCTGCCCAGTTTCAAGCTGGAACACCTCACTGCGGCCAACGGCCTGGCGCACGAGGCGGCGCACGACGCGCTGTCAGACGTGCGCGCCACCATCGCGCTGGCACGGCTGATTCGCCAGCGCCAGCCCAAGCTGTTCGACTTTTGCCTGGACCTGCGCAAGAAAGACGCGGTGCGCCACCAGCTCAGCCAGCACGCCCCGCAACCCTTGGTACACGTATCAGGCATGTTTGGCAGCGAGCGCGGCAATGTGGCCATTGTGTGGCCGATTGCCGACCACCCCAGCAACAAGAACGAAGTACTGGTCTGGGACCTGGCGCACGACCCGCGCCAGCTGGCCGGCTTGTCGCCAGACGACATCCGCCAGCGCCTGTTTACCCGCAGTGCCGATTTGCCGGAAGGCGTCAGCCGGCTGCCGCTGAAAAGCATCCACATCAACAAATCGCCTTTTGTCTGCAACAAGCTGGCCGTACTCAGCGACGCACGCGCTGCCGAGCTGGGCATAGACAAGCCACTGGCGCTGCAAAACGCCGCCCACGCTGCCACCCTGCCCGACCTGACACCGGTGTGGAAAGCCGTATTCCGCCGCGAAGCCGGCGAGGTACCCGACGTGGATGAAAACCTGTACGGCGGCTTTGTCAGCTACAACGACCGCCGCATCCTGAACCGTCTGCAACAATTGTCGGCGCCCGAGTTGGCCGCAGAACGCCCCGCATTCGAAGATAGCCAGCTCACCCGCCTGCTGTGGCGCTACCGTGCACGCAACTTCCCGCATAGCCTCAGCCCGGAAGAGGCCCAGCACTGGCAACAATGGTGCCGGCAAAAGCTGCATAGCGGCCAACCCGGCGGGCGCAGCCATGCCAGCTTCCAGCAAGAGCTGGCTGCCCTGGCGGCCACTGCCACACCAGCACAGCAGGCCATTTTGCAAGCCCTGCAAGACTGGGCGAGCCAGCTGCCACAATAGCCTCCGCCGCCGGCCAATGGCGAAGGGGCTGGCGGCCGCCTTCTTTATTCATTTTCCGAATAACTAACCATGAAATTCGTCTAAAGGCGAATAAGACCATCGGTTAGCATGGCCCCTTATCTGTCAATACCGAAGGGTGCCCCATGGACTTGGGCTATGTGATTGCAGGCTTGGTTGTCGGCTTTATCGTGGGCCTGACCGGCGTGGGTGGCGGCTCGCTGATGACGCCCATCCTGCTATGGTTCGGCATCAACCCGGCCACGGCTGTAGGCACAGACCTGCTCTACGCCTGCATCACCAAGATGGGTGGCGTGTGGGTACACCACAAGCAAAAGCATATCGACTGGCACATTACCCGCCTGCTGGCACTGGGCAGCGTACCGGCCGCACTGCTGACCGTGGCCGTGCTGCATTTCCTGCAGCTGGAAACCGCGCACGTCAACAAGGTCATCAAGGTCACGCTGGGCTTTGCCCTGATGCTGACAGCGCTGGCTATCCTGTTCAAACCGTTCATCCTGAAGCAACTGGCGCGCATCAGCCCGCCCCGCCCGCAGGGCTATGTGCCAGTCAAGGCCACCATCGCCACCGGCGTGGTGCTGGGCGTGATCGTGACGCTCAGCTCGATTGGTGCCGGCGCACTGGGCACGCTGGCCATTTTTGCCTTGTACCCGCTGCTGCCAACCGCCCGCCTGGTGGGCACCGAAATCGCCCACGCTGTACCGCTTACCCTGGTAGCCGGCCTGGGGCACGCCAGCATGGGCAATATGGATTACGGCTTGCTGGGCCAGCTGCTGGTGGGCTCTCTGCCGGGCATCTGGCTGGGCAGCCACATGACCCGCCGTGTGGCCGAGCAATGGCTACGCCCCGCGCTGGCTATCATGATGGTATTGATCGGCGCCAAACTGGTGATGTAATGCCAGAAACAGACAGCAAAAAGCCGCCCCGGGCGGCTTTTTCTTTTGGCGCCTTGTGCGACAATAGCGCCCTTCCATTTTGCTTCTGGCTACCCGATGACTTCTCCACACCGCGCCATCCTGCTGATGGGCCCCACTGCTTCCGGCAAAACCGGCCTGGCACTGGCGCTGGCGCAACGCTTTCCGGTAGAAATCATCAGCGTGGATTCCGCGCTGGTTTACCGCGGCATGGACATTGGCACCGCCAAGCCCACTGCCGCCGAGATGGCCAGCTGCCCGCACCACCTGATAGACATCATCGACCCGACCGTGTCGTACTCGGCGGCGCAGTTTCACGCTGACGCCAACCGCCTGATAGCCGACATCTGCAGCCGTGGCCGTATCCCGCTACTGGTGGGCGGCACCATGCTGTACTTCAAGGCGCTGATGGAAGGCCTGTCCGACCTGCCGCAAGCCGACGCCGCCACGCGTGCGCAGCTGGAAGAAGACGCTGCCCGCCTCGGCTGGCCGGCCATGCACCAAAGGTTGGCCGCAATCGACGCCGAAACCGCAGCACGGCTGGCCCCCAATGATGCGCAGCGCATCCAGCGCGCGCTGGAGGTCTACCTGCTCAGCGGCCAGCCCATGTCGCAGCTGATGCGCCAGGGGCGCGACGATGCCGCCACTTTTGCCACGCTGCGCCTGGCGCTGCAGCCTGCCGACCGCGCCTGGCTGCACCAGCGCATTGCCCTGCGTTTCGAACAAATGCTGGCGCAAGGTTTTCTGGATGAAGTAACACAGCTGCGCCAGCAGTACCCAACGCTATCGCTGGATCTGCCCTCCATGCGCTGCGTAGGCTACCGCCAGGCCTGGGAATACCAGGACGGGCTGTACGATATGGCCGAGCTAAGCTACCGCGGCATTGCCGCCACCCGCCAGCTAGCCAAACGCCAGCTCACCTGGCTGCGCAGCATGCCGCAGAATACCCCGCTAGACTGCCAGTCTGCCGACTTGCTCACTCCGGTAGCACAGCAGGTGGAAGCCTGGCTGGCTGCTTGTTAAAACTAGTAACGCACGTTACCATATTGCCATGTCCGAATACCCTACCTGCTGCAATAGCTTCATCCCGTGCGAACAAGCCGTGGACACCATCTCGCGCAAGATGCCCGGCGCCCCGCGCGAAGAAGTGCTGCTCACCCGGCTGTTCTTTCATATCCAGCCCTACCTTACCGGCTACTTCAACGAAACGCTGAAGTGCCACGATATGAACGAAACCACGTGGATGGCACTGATGGTGCTGTACGCGCGGCCAGAGCAACGCATCAGCCCGTCCGAGCTGTCGGATGCGCTGGCGTTTTCGCGCACCAACGCCACCCGTGTGGTGGACGACCTGTGCCAGCGCGATATGATGCAGCGGCTGCCTTCGCAAGAAGACCGTCGCAAGACCGAGCTGATCCTGACCGAAAAAGGCCTGGCTTTTATCGCCATGGTCATGCCGGAACAACGCCAGCGCATGCGCGAGCTGTGGCAGGATTTCAGCCCAGAAGAGCGCGCCCTGCTGGATGGCATGCTACGCAAGCTCTTGCGCAAGGTAGGCGGCTGATACATTCTGTTTCATACAGATTGGAAGCATTTGCAATAGTATTGCCTTAATTAAGATAGAGCCGGCTCGTGTAAAACGGCCGGTTTTTTGACGCCCAACTAGTAACGCAGGTGATAATTACATGCGTAACATCAATACCCGCATGCCCCCCCTGGCCGCACTGCCGCTAAGCCTGCTGCTGGCCAGCTGCGCCACACCGGACGTGGCGCCGCCCTCCGCCAGCCTGCTAAGTGCAGAAGCCCTGGCCGTGCAAACGGCCAACCCGCACATTGCGGCCAACTGGTGGTCGGCCATGAACGACCCGGTACTGGACAAACTGGTATCGGTGGCACTGGCACGCAGCCCGCGCCTGACCATGGCCGATGCCAAACTGCGGGCCGCCCGCGCCAGCAGCGACAGCGTGGCCAGCAGCGATGGCCTGCGCGTCAACGGTAGCGCCAGCTTTACCCGCGAACGCAGCTCCGAATACGGCAACAACCCACCCGCCTACCGCGGCATCTATACCAACCTGGAAACAGTCGGCCTGGACATCAGCTACCGCTTCGATTTCTGGGGTAAAACCCGCGCCCAGCTCGCTGCTGCACGCGGCCAGGCCCGCGCTGCCGAGCTGGAAGCCGATGACGCACGCCAATGGCTAGCCTGGGCCGTGAGCAGCCAGTATCTGGAATGGCGTACCGCCCAGCACGCCCTGCAGCTGCTGCACGAGGACCTGTCCCAGGCCGAAGCCCTGCTGCAAAACAGCCAGACCCGCAGCAAACACGGCCTGGCCGCGCCGGAAGAGCTGGCACAGCTGCAAGCCCAGCTGGCCGAAAGCCGCGAGCGCCTGGCCCGCGCCAGCCAGCGCGAAGCACAAGCCAGCCACGCACTGGCTGCCCTCAGTGCTCAACCACAAGCCAGCCTGGCCCTGCTGCCAGACGCCCCGCTACCGCAATGGCAGCTGGATAGCAGCCAGTACAGTACCGCCATGCTGGGGCTGCGTGCTGATATCCAGGCGGCGCGCGAGCGCGTAGAAGCCGCCAGCGCCACGATGCGCGCCGCACGTGCCGACTTTTACCCGGACCTGCGTATTGGCAGCCTGGCAGCATTATCGTCGGCAGAGCTATCCAATTTGCTGGACCCCGGCGCGCGCCTGCTGCGCTTTGCCCCGGCGCTGACGCTGCCCATCTTCAGCAATGGCGAGCTGAATGCCCGCCTGTCCGGCCGCACCGCTGACTATGAACAAGCTGTGGCGCAGTACAACCAGACGCTGCTCGCTGCCATTCAGGAAACAGCCGACCGCAGCAGCCAGCTACATAACCTGAACCAGGCCGAAAGCCAGGCCCAGGCAGCCCAGGCCGCGCGCCACGAAGCCGCGCGCGTACTGCAAGCTCGCCTGCAAAGCGGCCTGGTATCGCGCAGCCAGTGGCTGGCAGAAAACCGCCGCTACACGCAGGCCCGCCTCACCACACTCGAAACCCGTGCCCAACGCCTGCAAGCGCAGGCCGCACTGTTGCGTGCGCTGGGTAGCCAGCGCGCCGCCAGCTAAGCGCTGCGCTATCGAAAGGACAAAACATGGAAAACACGATGGACCAACAGCAGCCGAACGCCCGCCGTACCGCCCTCACCCGCCTGACCCTGGCGCTGGCTTTGGCCGGCCTGGCCGGTGGTGCCTACTGGTTTGTGGCACTGCGTCATCACCAAAGCACCGACGATGCCTACGCGGCAGGCAACCTGATTCCCATCTCTGCGCAGGTGGCAGGCAGCATCCGTGCCGTTCACGCTGACGACACCCACACCGTGCAGGCCGGCGATGTGCTGGTGAGCCTGGACAAGAGCGATGCCACCCTGGCACTGGCCCGCGCGGAAGCCGACCTGGCCCAGGCGGTACGCCAGACCCGCCAGCTGATTTCGGTGAGCGGCAAGGCCGACGCGGTAGTGACCCAGCGCGAAGCCGACCTGGCCCGCGCCCAGGCAGACGCCACCCGCAGCGCCGGTGACCTGGCCCGCCGCGAGGCCGCCGCCAAAGAACAAGCCATCGCGCAAGAGGAAGTCCAGCATGCACGCGATGCGGCCAACGCCGCCCGCGCCCAGCTGGCGGCCGCTACGGCCGCGCTGAATGCCGCGCGCGAAGACCAAAAAGCCAGCCGCGCCCTGGTGCTGGCCGATAGCGCAGAGAAACAACCCGCCGTCGCCCGTGCTGCCGCCGCCGTACGCGAAGCCTGGCTGGCCCTGTCGCGCACCGAGATTCGCGCCCCGCTGGCCGGGCAAATCGCCCGCCGCAGCGCCCAGCCCGGCGCCCGCATTGCCCCTGGCACCCCGCTGATGGCCATCGCCGCGCTGGATAGCGCCTGGGTGGATGCCAACTTCAAGGAAGTACAGCTGCAAGACCTGCGCATCGGCCAGCCGGTAGAGGTGCACGCCGACCAGTACGGCGACGATGTGACCTACCACGGCAAGGTAGCCGGCCTGGGTGCGGGTACCGGCAGCGTGTTCTCGCTATTGCCGGCGCAAAACGCCACCGGCAACTGGATCAAGGTGGTACAGCGCGTGCCGGTGCGCATTGCGCTGGACCCGGCCGAGCTGAAAGCCCACCCGCTACGCCTGGGCTTGTCCATGCACGTCAGCGTGGACACCAGCCAGCAGGATGGCCCCTTGCTGAGCGCCGCCCCCAAAGCAGCGCCGGTACTGGCGACCAGTGTATTTGACGGCAAGCTGGCCGAAGCCGACCGCCGCGTGGCGCAAATTGTTGCGGCCAACATCGGCAAATAAGGAGGCTGCATGGCACACCCCCCGCTACAAGGGCGCTCGCGCACGCTGGTAACGCTGGCGCTGTCGCTGGCGACCTTCATGCAGGTGCTGGACACCACCATCGCCAACGTAGCCATCCCCACTATCGCCGGCGACCTGGGTGCATCCACCAGCCAGGGGACCTGGGTGATTACCTCGTTTGGCGTGGCCAACGCCATTGCGGTACCCATCACCGGCTGGCTGGCCAAAAAGCTGGGCGAAGTACGGCTGTTCCTGATCGCCACCATCGGCTTTGTGCTGTCTTCGCTCTTGTGCGGCCTGGCGCCCAGCCTGGAGCTGCTGATCCTGTTCCGCGTACTGCAAGGTGCGCTGGCGGGGCCGATGATTCCGCTGTCGCAAAGCCTGCTGCTGCAGAGCTACCCGCCGGAAAAGCGCGCCATTGCCATGGCGCTGTGGACCATGACCATCATCGTGGCGCCGATCTTCGGCCCTATCCTGGGCGGCTGGTTGTCGGACAACTGGCACTGGAGCTGGATTTTCTTCATCAACGTGCCGGTGGGCGTGGTGGCGGCGTGGCTGAGCTGGCGCGAGCTGCGCCACCGCGAAACCACCATCCTGCAGCTGCCTATCGACAAGGTTGGCCTCACGCTGCTGGTGCTGGGCGTGGGCTGCCTGCAGATGATGCTGGACCGCGGCAAGGAGCTGGACTGGTTCCACTCTGGCGAAATCATGCTGTACGGCGTGGTGGCGCTGCTGAGCCTGTCTTACCTGGTGGTGTGGGAGCTCACCGACAAGCACCCGGTAATCGACCTGTCGCTGTTCCGTGACCGCAACTTTACCGTGGGGGTGATTTCGGTAAGCGTGGGCTTCATGCTGTACTTTGGCGCCATTGTGCTGATGCCGCTGCTGATGCAGACGCAGATGGGCTTTACCGCTACCGAAGCCGGCCTGGCCACCGCGCCGGTGGGCATTCTGCCCGTGCTGCTGTCGCCGGTCATCGGCAAGAACGCCCAGCGGCTGGATATGCGCTGGGTGGTCACGGTGAGCTTTCTGGTGTTTGCCCTGTGCTTCTGGTGGCGCGCGGTCACCTTTAACCCGGACATGACCTTTGCCGATGTGGTGTGGCCGCAGTTTGTGCAAGGTATCGCGCTGGCGGGTTTCTTCATGCCGCTGACTACCATCACGCTGTCAAACATGAAGCCGCAACAGCTGGCCAGTGCGTCCAGCCTGTCCAACTTTCTGCGTACGCTGGCCGGCTCGGTGGGTGCCTCGCTCACCACTTGGCAGTGGGAGCACCGCGAAGGTATCCACCATGTGCAGCTAACCGACCGTATCAGCCTGTACGACGACAGCACGCGCCAGACGCTGGCTGGCATGCAGCAGCTGGGGCTGAGCCAGGAGCAGGCCGCCGCCCTGCTGACGCGCGACATCAGCCGCCAGGGGCTGTTTATCGGCGCCAACGAAATCTTCTGGCTGGCGGCGGGGCTGTTCCTGCTGCTCACCGGCCTGGTGTGGCTGGCGCGCCCGCCCAAGGCGGCAGCCGGGGCCCCACCGGTGGTGGACGCCGGGCACTAACACTGGGCACCACGTGCGGCCAACGTTGGCCGCAGCATGCAACAAGGGCAAGGTCTAACAACCTTGCCCTTGTTGTTTTTAGCGCCGCAAAACCTAGCGCGCGGCCACAATGCGGATCTCTACCTTCCAGTCCGGGTGGGCCAGCTTGGCACCTACCGTGCAGCGCACCGGCGCGTGGCCTTCCGCCACCCAGGCGTCCCAGGCCTCGTTCATCTGGTCGAACTCGGCCAGGTCCGGCATGAAGATGGTGGCTTCAATAATGC is a window encoding:
- the glyA gene encoding serine hydroxymethyltransferase — its product is MFADIKIAQYDPELAAAMSEEVVRQEDHIELIASENYTSPAVMEAQGSQLTNKYAEGYPGKRFYGGCEHVDVVEQLAIDRVKQLFGAEYANVQPHSGSQANQAVYFSILKPGDTIMGMNLGHGGHLTHGSPANLSGKMFNIVAYGLNENEEIDYDDMERVALETKPKLIIGGASAYALRFDWARMREIADKVGAYFMVDMAHYAGLVAAGVYPNPVPHAHFVTSTTHKTLRGPRGGIILAKAEFEKSLNSNVFPTLQGGPLMHVIAGKAVAFKEALQPEFKTYQEQVLKNAAAMAETLAARGVRIISGRTESHVFLVDLRPKGLTGKAADAALSKAHITVNKNAIPNDPESPFVTSGIRIGSPAITTRGFKEEEARIVANLVADVLDNPNDDAVLARVAEQATALARRFPVYAK
- the sbcB gene encoding exodeoxyribonuclease I yields the protein MTQTTFFWHDYETFGAVPRSDRPAQFAGIRTDGELNEIGEPVMLYCKPAPDFLPSPEACLITGITPQRCAELGVPEHQFAAAIECELGQPGTIGVGYNSIRFDDEVTRYLLWRNLKDPYAREWQHGCSRWDLLDVVRTTYALRPEGIHWPRHDNGLPSFKLEHLTAANGLAHEAAHDALSDVRATIALARLIRQRQPKLFDFCLDLRKKDAVRHQLSQHAPQPLVHVSGMFGSERGNVAIVWPIADHPSNKNEVLVWDLAHDPRQLAGLSPDDIRQRLFTRSADLPEGVSRLPLKSIHINKSPFVCNKLAVLSDARAAELGIDKPLALQNAAHAATLPDLTPVWKAVFRREAGEVPDVDENLYGGFVSYNDRRILNRLQQLSAPELAAERPAFEDSQLTRLLWRYRARNFPHSLSPEEAQHWQQWCRQKLHSGQPGGRSHASFQQELAALAATATPAQQAILQALQDWASQLPQ
- a CDS encoding sulfite exporter TauE/SafE family protein, giving the protein MDLGYVIAGLVVGFIVGLTGVGGGSLMTPILLWFGINPATAVGTDLLYACITKMGGVWVHHKQKHIDWHITRLLALGSVPAALLTVAVLHFLQLETAHVNKVIKVTLGFALMLTALAILFKPFILKQLARISPPRPQGYVPVKATIATGVVLGVIVTLSSIGAGALGTLAIFALYPLLPTARLVGTEIAHAVPLTLVAGLGHASMGNMDYGLLGQLLVGSLPGIWLGSHMTRRVAEQWLRPALAIMMVLIGAKLVM
- the miaA gene encoding tRNA (adenosine(37)-N6)-dimethylallyltransferase MiaA, which translates into the protein MTSPHRAILLMGPTASGKTGLALALAQRFPVEIISVDSALVYRGMDIGTAKPTAAEMASCPHHLIDIIDPTVSYSAAQFHADANRLIADICSRGRIPLLVGGTMLYFKALMEGLSDLPQADAATRAQLEEDAARLGWPAMHQRLAAIDAETAARLAPNDAQRIQRALEVYLLSGQPMSQLMRQGRDDAATFATLRLALQPADRAWLHQRIALRFEQMLAQGFLDEVTQLRQQYPTLSLDLPSMRCVGYRQAWEYQDGLYDMAELSYRGIAATRQLAKRQLTWLRSMPQNTPLDCQSADLLTPVAQQVEAWLAAC
- a CDS encoding MarR family transcriptional regulator, with the translated sequence MSEYPTCCNSFIPCEQAVDTISRKMPGAPREEVLLTRLFFHIQPYLTGYFNETLKCHDMNETTWMALMVLYARPEQRISPSELSDALAFSRTNATRVVDDLCQRDMMQRLPSQEDRRKTELILTEKGLAFIAMVMPEQRQRMRELWQDFSPEERALLDGMLRKLLRKVGG
- a CDS encoding efflux transporter outer membrane subunit, with the protein product MRNINTRMPPLAALPLSLLLASCATPDVAPPSASLLSAEALAVQTANPHIAANWWSAMNDPVLDKLVSVALARSPRLTMADAKLRAARASSDSVASSDGLRVNGSASFTRERSSEYGNNPPAYRGIYTNLETVGLDISYRFDFWGKTRAQLAAARGQARAAELEADDARQWLAWAVSSQYLEWRTAQHALQLLHEDLSQAEALLQNSQTRSKHGLAAPEELAQLQAQLAESRERLARASQREAQASHALAALSAQPQASLALLPDAPLPQWQLDSSQYSTAMLGLRADIQAARERVEAASATMRAARADFYPDLRIGSLAALSSAELSNLLDPGARLLRFAPALTLPIFSNGELNARLSGRTADYEQAVAQYNQTLLAAIQETADRSSQLHNLNQAESQAQAAQAARHEAARVLQARLQSGLVSRSQWLAENRRYTQARLTTLETRAQRLQAQAALLRALGSQRAAS
- a CDS encoding efflux RND transporter periplasmic adaptor subunit; its protein translation is MDQQQPNARRTALTRLTLALALAGLAGGAYWFVALRHHQSTDDAYAAGNLIPISAQVAGSIRAVHADDTHTVQAGDVLVSLDKSDATLALARAEADLAQAVRQTRQLISVSGKADAVVTQREADLARAQADATRSAGDLARREAAAKEQAIAQEEVQHARDAANAARAQLAAATAALNAAREDQKASRALVLADSAEKQPAVARAAAAVREAWLALSRTEIRAPLAGQIARRSAQPGARIAPGTPLMAIAALDSAWVDANFKEVQLQDLRIGQPVEVHADQYGDDVTYHGKVAGLGAGTGSVFSLLPAQNATGNWIKVVQRVPVRIALDPAELKAHPLRLGLSMHVSVDTSQQDGPLLSAAPKAAPVLATSVFDGKLAEADRRVAQIVAANIGK
- a CDS encoding DHA2 family efflux MFS transporter permease subunit — encoded protein: MAHPPLQGRSRTLVTLALSLATFMQVLDTTIANVAIPTIAGDLGASTSQGTWVITSFGVANAIAVPITGWLAKKLGEVRLFLIATIGFVLSSLLCGLAPSLELLILFRVLQGALAGPMIPLSQSLLLQSYPPEKRAIAMALWTMTIIVAPIFGPILGGWLSDNWHWSWIFFINVPVGVVAAWLSWRELRHRETTILQLPIDKVGLTLLVLGVGCLQMMLDRGKELDWFHSGEIMLYGVVALLSLSYLVVWELTDKHPVIDLSLFRDRNFTVGVISVSVGFMLYFGAIVLMPLLMQTQMGFTATEAGLATAPVGILPVLLSPVIGKNAQRLDMRWVVTVSFLVFALCFWWRAVTFNPDMTFADVVWPQFVQGIALAGFFMPLTTITLSNMKPQQLASASSLSNFLRTLAGSVGASLTTWQWEHREGIHHVQLTDRISLYDDSTRQTLAGMQQLGLSQEQAAALLTRDISRQGLFIGANEIFWLAAGLFLLLTGLVWLARPPKAAAGAPPVVDAGH